In the genome of Hydrogenispora ethanolica, the window ATACCATCAGTTTTGCGCGGACGCTTTCCTTCAGCGTCCAGTCGATTGTGGCGTTTTTCCGCACTTTATCCGCAAGTTCGCGGGCGATTGTTCTTAACGTTTCGTCGCCCAACACCTTAACTGCGCTGTCATTGGTTTCAAGGGCATCATAAAAAGCAAGTTCATCTTCTGACAGACCGAGTTCCTCTCCTCGTCTGTCCGCATTTTTAATTTCTTTAGCAATGCGGATAAGCTCTTCTATGATTTCAGTGGTTGTAAGTAGGTTATTCTGATATCGTTTTAGTGCTGAAGTGAGCATTTCCATAAGCGATTTTGATTTAGTCAAGTTGTATTTTGAACGCACTTTGATTTCATCGGACAAAATCTTTTTTAGTAGCTCAATAGCCAGATTCTTATGTTTCATCCCTTTAATTTCCATAAGGAATTCATCTGAGAGAATGGACAATTCCGGCTTTTCAATACCGGCAGCATCAAAAATATCTACAACTTCATCTGATACAATAGCCGAATCAACAATGTTTTTTATAACAGAATCGTAATTTTTACCACTTTCGCCGCTTGTTTCAAATTTAGTGAGTCTTGCCTTAACTGCTTGGAAAAACGCTATTTCCTCTGCATGTGTAACCGTTGCCTTATCAGGTTTGGCAAGTGCATAAGCCTGGCTTAGGAGGGTTATTTCCTTAATAAAACGCGCTTTTTTATCATCTGTAGATAAAATAAAATCTTCAGCGCGAAGGATAATAGAAAGCTTGTCCTTTACTTCTGCTTTGAAAAAGCTCGTATAATCAAACCCGTGTAGTATCTGCCGGACAACTTCAAGCTTTTCAAGCATGATTTCAACAGCCCTTGCTTGAGTTTCAGCAGGTACTCCCTTGCCACCGCTCTCTGCATAGAAACTTAAAGCTTTTTTTAGGTTTGGGGCAATCCCGATATAATCGACAATCAGCCCGCCAGGTTTATCTTTGAATACACGGTTTACGCGCGCTATTGCCTGCATAAGGTTGTGGTCCTTCATCGGCTTATCGATATACATGGTGTTGAGGCATGGAACGTCAAAGCCAGTCAGCCACATATCGCGCACGAAGACAATTTTCAGTGGATCATTTTCATCTTTCATACGCTGTGCAAGCATTTTTCGCTGCTCTTTAGTAGTATGGTGTTTCTGCATTTCCGGGCCATCAGAACTGGAAGATGTCATAACAACTTTGATAACACCTTTATCCAAATCGTCACTATGCCACTCGGGACGAAGCTTTATGATTTCATTATACAAATCAACGGCGATTCTGCGGCTCATGGCAACAATCATCGCTTTACCCTCAAATACTTTCTGCCGGTCTTCAAAATGCGTAACAATGTCTTTTGCGAGAGTGGCGAGTCGTTCTTTATTGCCGACAATAGCCTCAAGTTTTGCCCATTTCATTTTTGCGGCTTTTGCTTCGTCTTTTTCGTCCACTTCTTCAAGTTCTCTGTCGAATTCCTCAATCAGTTTTTTGCCTTCTTCGGTAAGGTTTACTTTGGCAAGGCGGCTTTCGTAATATATTTTAACTGTCACCTTATCTTCAACCGCTTGTGCAATATCGTAAATATCTATATAATTGCCAAATACTGCCGGCGTGTTGGCATCCTGCTTCTCTACCGGTGTACCGGTAAAACCTATAAAAGTAGCGTTTGGCAGGGCGTCTCGCATATATTTGGCAAAGCCGTAGGCTATGCGCTGCCCTACAACCTGATTGTTTTCGTCCTTTATATCTCTGAGTTTCGCGTTAAAGCCGTACTGCGTGCGGTGCGCTTCATCGGCTATGACAACTATGTTGTCTCTTTCCGACAAAAGCTCATAAACCGAGCTGTCATTATCAGGTATGAATTTTTGAATAGTGGTAAAAACTATGCCTCCGGATGCTACCTTTAATAATTCTTTTAAATGTTCGCAGCTTTCCGCCTGCTTCGGCGGCTGGCGAAGAAGGTCGCTGTTTCCAGCAAAAGTATCAAAGAGTTGATCGTCCAAATCATTTCTGTCGGTAATCACAACAATAGTTGGATTGTTAAGGCTTTGCACCAGTTTCCCTGCATAAAAAACCATGGAAAGGGATTTGCCGGAACCTTGAGTATGCCATATAACACCGGCTTTTTTGCTTCCACCCGCCCTTGCCGCCTCAATCGTACTTTTAACAGCTTTATTCACAGCGTAATACTGATGATAGGCGGCAATTTTCTTGACAGTTTCCACTTTTGTTATTTTGGTCTTTTTATCCTCAGTTTTGCTCTTTTCAAAGGTTATAAAACTGCGTATATAGTCGAGCAGGGTTTTCTTGTTGCATAGCCCGTGAATAAGGGTGGTAAGCTGATCTTCAAATCGTGAGGCTTCATTCAGCCCGTCTTTTGTTTTCCATGTGGAAAAACGTGAGAATGGAGCGGTTAATGAACCCGCTTTTGCCTCATAACCGTCCGAAACGACGCATATCTCGTTATATGTGAAAAGGCTTGGGATGGTTGCCTTATATGTGCAGATCTGGTCATAAGCTTTGAGAATGGTGGCATTTTCATCAGCCGGATTTTTCAGTTCGAACAGCACCATAGGGATACCGTTGATAAAAAGAAGAATATCCGGCCGCTTATTGTTATTGTTTTCAATAACGGTAAACTGGTTGACTACAAGAAATTCGTTGTTGTCGGTCCCATTTTCCGAAAAATCCACAAGTCTTACATAATCCCCGACAATTTCTCCGTTTTTACGGTATTCGACAGGCACACCGTCAACCAGCATTTTATGGAAAGTTTCATTGTCGCCAATCAGATTTGATGAACTGATACGGGAAACTTTATTTACCGCCTCTATAACCACATCATAAGGAAGTCCGGGATTAAGCCGTATTACCGCGTCAATCAGCCTTTTCTTAAGCAGAACATCCCCATAACCTTTACGCTCTGCAAAAGGTGCATCCGGTGCTATATCCGGGCCAGAAAAGTATTCATAGCCCAATTTCACCAGTTCTTCTATTGCCATTTTTTCAATTTCAGATTCACAAAGCTTAGGCATCTTCTGCACCTCTTTGGTTATACTCTTTTTTTATCTCATCTATAATCTTATCTGAATATAGAAATGTCGTTGATGTTTTCTTGCTCTTAGGATTGAGTTTTCTATGATGACTTAAAGTCGGGTTTTCTTTTAACTTTCTTATAATGTCGTCAAAATCTTTATTTTTTTTAAAGCCTGGAATTTGTTCCTTGCATTTACAGAATACATCACTATAGGTTAGAGGGTAATTTTTAAGAACTTCCTCATCAGACAAATATACTTTCTGTGCATTGGGGTCTTTCACCAATTGAACTTTGCTAACTTTTACAAAATTAGCATCTGCTTCATCTTGTGATGTTATTGCAACAAGCAAATCACTGTTGGATATCTTTTTTACGCTCTCCATATAGACATTAAATCCTAAAACTACTGACTCTTCAATATTTTGATCTCTTAAGTCCTGAATTACTCTTATTATCTTTTCAACAAATTTCTTTGCCTCCTCAGAATAGACACTGCTGACTGCTTTTTTCGATAAAAAGTCTTGCGGTTTGAACGGCAACTTGAACCCAAGAGGCATTATGAATAATCCCTCTTTATCAGTTATATCTTTCCCAAAATATTCTTTAACAAA includes:
- a CDS encoding type I restriction endonuclease subunit R, which gives rise to MPKLCESEIEKMAIEELVKLGYEYFSGPDIAPDAPFAERKGYGDVLLKKRLIDAVIRLNPGLPYDVVIEAVNKVSRISSSNLIGDNETFHKMLVDGVPVEYRKNGEIVGDYVRLVDFSENGTDNNEFLVVNQFTVIENNNNKRPDILLFINGIPMVLFELKNPADENATILKAYDQICTYKATIPSLFTYNEICVVSDGYEAKAGSLTAPFSRFSTWKTKDGLNEASRFEDQLTTLIHGLCNKKTLLDYIRSFITFEKSKTEDKKTKITKVETVKKIAAYHQYYAVNKAVKSTIEAARAGGSKKAGVIWHTQGSGKSLSMVFYAGKLVQSLNNPTIVVITDRNDLDDQLFDTFAGNSDLLRQPPKQAESCEHLKELLKVASGGIVFTTIQKFIPDNDSSVYELLSERDNIVVIADEAHRTQYGFNAKLRDIKDENNQVVGQRIAYGFAKYMRDALPNATFIGFTGTPVEKQDANTPAVFGNYIDIYDIAQAVEDKVTVKIYYESRLAKVNLTEEGKKLIEEFDRELEEVDEKDEAKAAKMKWAKLEAIVGNKERLATLAKDIVTHFEDRQKVFEGKAMIVAMSRRIAVDLYNEIIKLRPEWHSDDLDKGVIKVVMTSSSSDGPEMQKHHTTKEQRKMLAQRMKDENDPLKIVFVRDMWLTGFDVPCLNTMYIDKPMKDHNLMQAIARVNRVFKDKPGGLIVDYIGIAPNLKKALSFYAESGGKGVPAETQARAVEIMLEKLEVVRQILHGFDYTSFFKAEVKDKLSIILRAEDFILSTDDKKARFIKEITLLSQAYALAKPDKATVTHAEEIAFFQAVKARLTKFETSGESGKNYDSVIKNIVDSAIVSDEVVDIFDAAGIEKPELSILSDEFLMEIKGMKHKNLAIELLKKILSDEIKVRSKYNLTKSKSLMEMLTSALKRYQNNLLTTTEIIEELIRIAKEIKNADRRGEELGLSEDELAFYDALETNDSAVKVLGDETLRTIARELADKVRKNATIDWTLKESVRAKLMVLVRRTLNKYGYPPDKQQRAVETVMKQAENLADVWASQGVTYNTRPLSDLPKVAEEMSN
- a CDS encoding DUF3644 domain-containing protein; amino-acid sequence: MAKRKMIQYNLIQNSIAAYFAAIEIHNKPNILYRYETTTLLLFNAWELILKAFIRKYIKNRTIFENDGHTISFSKAVTYVNEYLNRQKENSFTAIKENLSLIEEYRNNIAHFYRESLDPQIFMLLARCALNYVEFVKEYFGKDITDKEGLFIMPLGFKLPFKPQDFLSKKAVSSVYSEEAKKFVEKIIRVIQDLRDQNIEESVVLGFNVYMESVKKISNSDLLVAITSQDEADANFVKVSKVQLVKDPNAQKVYLSDEEVLKNYPLTYSDVFCKCKEQIPGFKKNKDFDDIIRKLKENPTLSHHRKLNPKSKKTSTTFLYSDKIIDEIKKEYNQRGAEDA